A single Actinomadura algeriensis DNA region contains:
- a CDS encoding Lrp/AsnC family transcriptional regulator: MTTTTVPREDAVPIDELDGRVIELFTAEPRIGVLEASRRLGVARGTVQARLDRLARDGVIAGFGPEIDAAALGYGVTAFVTLQLRQGGGHDPVAARLAQVPEVIEAHTITGPGDMLCRVVARSNTDLQRVIDAIVDVANVERASSVISLVTQVPYRTLPLVRAASARGAAIAERHGPSH; this comes from the coding sequence GTGACCACGACCACAGTGCCCCGGGAGGACGCCGTGCCGATCGACGAGCTGGACGGACGGGTGATCGAGCTGTTCACCGCCGAGCCGAGGATCGGCGTCCTCGAGGCGTCCCGCCGCCTCGGGGTCGCGCGCGGGACCGTCCAGGCCCGCCTCGACCGGCTCGCCCGCGACGGCGTCATCGCCGGCTTCGGCCCCGAGATCGACGCCGCCGCGCTCGGCTACGGCGTCACCGCGTTCGTCACCCTCCAGCTCCGCCAGGGCGGCGGCCACGACCCGGTCGCGGCGCGGCTCGCGCAGGTGCCCGAGGTGATCGAGGCCCACACCATCACCGGCCCCGGCGACATGCTGTGCCGCGTCGTCGCGCGCAGCAACACCGACCTGCAGCGCGTCATCGACGCCATCGTGGACGTCGCGAACGTCGAGCGCGCCTCGTCGGTGATCTCCCTCGTCACGCAGGTCCCGTACCGGACGCTGCCCCTCGTCCGCGCCGCCTCCGCCCGCGGCGCCGCGATCGCCGAGCGGCACGGCCCGTCCCACTGA
- the greA gene encoding transcription elongation factor GreA produces the protein MTETRADKDVTWLTQEAYDRLKAELDHLSGPGRIEIAQKIEAAREEGDLRENGGYHAAKEEQGKIEGRILQLQGILENARVGEAPRTEGLVGPGMTVTVTFEGDDEEVTFLLASREEVGAPIDVYSPNSPLGSAINGKKVGEKATYTLPNGRHMTVEILDATPYGAA, from the coding sequence GTGACCGAGACCCGCGCTGACAAGGACGTCACCTGGCTGACCCAGGAGGCGTACGACCGGCTCAAGGCGGAGCTGGACCACCTGTCGGGCCCGGGCCGCATCGAGATCGCTCAGAAGATCGAGGCGGCGCGGGAGGAAGGGGACCTGCGCGAGAACGGCGGCTACCACGCGGCCAAGGAGGAACAGGGCAAGATCGAGGGCCGGATCCTCCAGCTCCAGGGCATTCTGGAGAACGCCCGCGTCGGCGAGGCGCCGCGCACCGAGGGCCTGGTCGGCCCCGGCATGACCGTCACGGTCACGTTCGAGGGTGACGACGAGGAGGTCACCTTCCTGCTGGCGTCCCGCGAGGAGGTCGGCGCCCCCATAGACGTGTACTCCCCCAACTCCCCGCTCGGATCGGCGATCAACGGCAAGAAGGTCGGCGAGAAGGCCACCTACACGCTGCCGAACGGCCGCCACATGACCGTCGAGATCCTCGACGCGACCCCGTACGGCGCCGCCTGA
- a CDS encoding DUF4307 domain-containing protein: MTTNVSDAAPSTEEPADRTKTVRGRIGLVVIGVVVVLAAGGFGIIAGFAGSSSPGIVSQTVAYDITGNTVKISYSVAKPEGDAVRCTLDAFDTDFVILAEKTIAVPAGKSGTTGTATLQTPREATGARIHACTRTG; this comes from the coding sequence ATGACCACGAACGTGTCCGACGCCGCACCGTCGACCGAGGAACCGGCCGACCGGACCAAGACCGTGCGCGGTCGGATCGGGCTGGTGGTGATCGGCGTCGTGGTGGTGCTCGCCGCGGGCGGCTTCGGGATCATCGCGGGCTTCGCCGGCTCGTCGTCCCCCGGCATCGTGTCGCAGACGGTCGCCTACGACATCACCGGGAACACCGTGAAGATCAGTTATTCGGTGGCGAAGCCGGAGGGCGACGCGGTCCGGTGCACACTGGACGCCTTCGACACCGACTTCGTGATTCTGGCGGAGAAGACGATCGCGGTACCGGCGGGAAAGTCGGGCACCACCGGGACGGCGACGCTGCAGACGCCGCGGGAGGCCACCGGCGCGCGCATCCACGCGTGCACGCGGACCGGATGA
- the mca gene encoding mycothiol conjugate amidase Mca translates to MAVHAHPDDESSKGAATMARYVAEGVEVLVVTCTGGERGDILNPAMDRPEVKADIGRVRNEEMARAREILGVQQRWLGFVDSGFPEGDPLPPLPEGCFALEPLESATAPLVRAVREFRPHVMLTYDEKGGYPHPDHVKTYEISAEAFDAAGDPDRYPDEGEPWQPLKLYYHMTFNQERILALHTAMLDAGLESPYHDWMQRFDERPQLWDVTTRVPCADHFETRDRALLAHATQIDPNGFWFVVPLDVQREAWPTEDYHLARSLVDTELPEDDLFAGIREKVCL, encoded by the coding sequence ATGGCGGTGCACGCCCACCCCGACGACGAGTCCAGCAAGGGCGCGGCGACGATGGCGCGGTACGTCGCCGAGGGCGTCGAGGTGCTGGTGGTGACCTGCACGGGCGGTGAGCGCGGCGACATCCTCAACCCCGCGATGGACCGGCCGGAGGTCAAGGCCGACATCGGGCGGGTCCGCAACGAGGAGATGGCGCGGGCCCGCGAGATCCTCGGCGTGCAGCAGCGCTGGCTCGGGTTCGTCGACTCCGGTTTTCCCGAGGGCGACCCGCTGCCGCCCCTGCCCGAGGGCTGCTTCGCGCTCGAACCGCTGGAGTCGGCCACGGCGCCGCTCGTCCGGGCCGTCCGGGAGTTCCGGCCGCACGTGATGCTGACCTACGACGAGAAGGGCGGCTACCCGCACCCCGACCACGTCAAGACGTACGAGATTTCGGCGGAGGCGTTCGACGCCGCCGGTGACCCCGACCGTTACCCGGACGAGGGCGAACCGTGGCAGCCGCTCAAGCTCTACTACCACATGACGTTCAACCAGGAGCGGATCCTCGCCCTGCACACGGCCATGCTCGACGCGGGCCTCGAATCGCCCTACCACGACTGGATGCAGCGGTTCGACGAGCGCCCGCAGCTGTGGGACGTCACGACCCGCGTCCCCTGCGCCGACCACTTCGAGACGCGCGACAGGGCGCTGCTCGCCCACGCCACCCAGATCGACCCGAACGGGTTCTGGTTCGTCGTCCCGCTGGACGTCCAGCGCGAGGCATGGCCGACCGAGGACTACCATTTGGCCAGGTCCCTGGTCGACACCGAGCTGCCGGAGGACGACCTGTTCGCCGGTATCCGGGAGAAGGTGTGTCTGTAG
- a CDS encoding tetratricopeptide repeat protein translates to MRANFDDSYRALDPAAARLLRLLALQPADGIGLPAAAVLAGRPEDETLERLRTLADRGLADDAGGGRYTLPGPVRVRAAELAAAEDDPDERDAALRRVLDHYLTAAPGTGLEEQGLALLERERRDEAVETLEEALRDAERGGDHRTVLLARHNLGRALVAAGAADRAMELLGPLPEEFAALPEPDDYHRGRALLSLGEAYLRARRPVAAVNFFGQALDAMRALDAPGLQADAYAHLAEAARRRGDKAAESTALDAEAALRARMAEGEG, encoded by the coding sequence GTGCGCGCGAACTTCGACGACTCCTACCGGGCGCTGGACCCGGCGGCCGCCCGGCTGCTGCGGCTGCTCGCCCTGCAGCCCGCCGACGGCATCGGGCTGCCCGCCGCGGCCGTCCTGGCCGGCCGGCCCGAGGACGAGACGCTCGAACGGCTCCGGACGCTCGCCGACCGGGGCCTCGCCGACGACGCGGGCGGCGGCCGGTACACGCTGCCCGGCCCCGTCCGCGTGCGGGCCGCCGAACTCGCCGCTGCCGAGGACGATCCGGACGAGCGCGACGCCGCGCTCCGCCGCGTCCTCGACCACTACCTGACCGCCGCGCCCGGCACCGGCCTCGAGGAGCAGGGCCTCGCGCTGCTCGAACGCGAACGCCGCGACGAGGCCGTCGAGACCCTCGAAGAGGCCCTGCGGGACGCCGAACGAGGCGGCGACCACCGCACCGTCCTGCTCGCCCGCCACAACCTCGGCCGCGCCCTCGTCGCCGCCGGCGCCGCCGATCGCGCGATGGAACTCCTCGGGCCGCTGCCCGAGGAGTTCGCCGCCCTCCCCGAACCCGACGACTACCACCGGGGGCGCGCGCTGCTCAGCCTCGGCGAGGCGTACCTGCGAGCGCGCCGCCCGGTCGCCGCGGTGAACTTCTTCGGCCAGGCCCTCGACGCGATGCGCGCCCTGGACGCCCCCGGCCTGCAGGCCGACGCGTACGCCCACCTGGCCGAGGCCGCCCGCCGGCGAGGCGACAAGGCCGCCGAGAGCACGGCCCTGGACGCCGAAGCCGCGCTGCGGGCGCGGATGGCGGAGGGGGAGGGCTAA
- a CDS encoding pyridoxamine 5'-phosphate oxidase family protein — MAGGKRDKIKMTPDETASYLADNFKVQVATINKDGSPHLVTMFYALLDGKIAFTTYKSSQKVVNLRRNPGMTCLVEDGVEYNELRGAQLNGRGLVVEERDELLKVGRVVGSRMAGLPVPAIGEPIDPAIEAGIEQAMSKRVLVVMDPTEVVTWDHRKAG; from the coding sequence ATGGCCGGCGGCAAGCGCGACAAGATCAAGATGACTCCGGACGAGACCGCGTCCTACCTCGCGGACAACTTCAAGGTGCAGGTCGCCACCATCAACAAGGACGGCAGCCCGCACCTGGTCACGATGTTCTACGCACTCCTCGACGGCAAGATCGCCTTCACGACCTACAAGTCGTCGCAGAAGGTCGTGAACCTGCGCCGCAACCCCGGTATGACGTGCCTCGTCGAGGACGGCGTCGAGTACAACGAACTTCGCGGCGCCCAGCTCAACGGGCGCGGCCTAGTGGTCGAGGAACGCGACGAACTGCTGAAGGTGGGCCGCGTCGTCGGCTCCCGCATGGCGGGCCTGCCCGTCCCCGCCATCGGCGAACCCATCGACCCCGCGATCGAGGCCGGCATCGAACAGGCGATGTCCAAGCGGGTCCTGGTCGTCATGGACCCGACCGAAGTGGTCACCTGGGACCACCGCAAGGCGGGTTAG
- a CDS encoding ribonuclease Z translates to MSARDLTVLGSASAVPTKARNHNGYLLRWDGHGLLFDPGEGTQRQMTRAGVSANDVTWICVTHFHGDHCLGVPGVVQRIARDGVEHPVDAAFPASGARYWERLRHASVFRDTDVIRERPVSGDRTVLETGDAPFTLVARRLSHPVEAYGYRLAEPDGVTMLPERLAARGVRGPDVRRLQADGHVTAADGTIVTLGECSVRRPGQKVAFVMDTRMCDGVGELADGVDMLVIESTFLDADAGLAAEYGHLTAAQAGKVAAEAGVRTLVLTHFSERYRADEEHRFRDEAAAVFGGETVLVHDLDRVAMPPRRKG, encoded by the coding sequence ATGTCCGCTCGCGATCTGACCGTGCTGGGGTCCGCCAGCGCGGTGCCCACCAAGGCCCGCAACCACAACGGCTACCTGCTGCGCTGGGACGGCCATGGCCTGCTGTTCGACCCCGGGGAGGGCACCCAGCGGCAGATGACGCGCGCCGGGGTGTCGGCGAACGACGTCACGTGGATCTGCGTGACGCACTTCCACGGCGACCACTGCCTGGGGGTGCCCGGGGTGGTGCAGCGGATCGCGCGCGACGGCGTCGAGCATCCGGTGGACGCGGCGTTCCCGGCGAGCGGCGCACGGTACTGGGAGCGGCTGCGGCACGCGTCCGTCTTCCGGGACACCGACGTGATCCGGGAACGGCCGGTGTCGGGCGACCGGACGGTCCTGGAGACCGGGGACGCGCCGTTCACGCTCGTCGCGCGGCGGCTGTCGCACCCGGTCGAGGCGTACGGCTACCGGCTGGCGGAGCCCGACGGGGTGACGATGCTCCCCGAGCGGCTCGCCGCACGGGGCGTCCGGGGCCCGGACGTGCGGCGGCTGCAGGCGGACGGGCACGTGACCGCGGCGGACGGCACGATCGTGACGCTCGGCGAGTGCAGCGTGCGGAGACCGGGGCAGAAGGTCGCGTTCGTGATGGACACCCGGATGTGCGACGGGGTGGGGGAACTGGCGGACGGGGTCGACATGCTCGTCATCGAGTCGACGTTCCTGGACGCGGACGCGGGGCTCGCCGCCGAGTACGGGCACCTGACGGCGGCGCAGGCGGGGAAGGTCGCTGCGGAGGCGGGGGTGCGCACGCTCGTGCTCACGCATTTCTCCGAGCGGTACCGGGCCGACGAGGAGCACCGGTTCCGGGACGAGGCGGCGGCCGTGTTCGGCGGGGAGACCGTGCTCGTGCACGACCTGGACCGGGTGGCGATGCCGCCGCGCCGCAAGGGGTGA
- a CDS encoding dihydrolipoyl dehydrogenase family protein, whose protein sequence is MAEEVDVVVIGLGPGGEDAAGRLAGAGLSVVAVESRLVGGECPYYACVPTKMMVRAAGLVADGERVPGMAGEADVRPDWTPVAARIRDEATDSWDDTVAADRLTGKGVELVRGRGRITAPREVTVDGRTFRARRGILLNTGTSPASPPIEGLDGTPYWTNREAVQATEAPASMIVLGGGVVGVELAQAFSRFGTRVTVVEASERLLVNEEPESGELVRRVFEREGIGVRTGLRADRVAHANGEFTLHAGGAELVADRLLVATGRRPNLKGLGLEHVGLDEDARSVPVDGNLRAADGVWAIGDITGKGQFTHVSMYQAAIAVRDVLGEEGSPAAYRAVPRVTFTEPEIGAVGMTEAQAREQNLPVRTSVVDLRESARGWIHKSGNDGFIKLVENVEWGVLVGATTAGPSGGEILGALAVAVHTEAKVTALREMIYAYPTFHRAIGTAVDGLAGG, encoded by the coding sequence ATGGCTGAGGAAGTGGACGTCGTCGTCATCGGGCTCGGGCCGGGCGGCGAGGACGCGGCGGGGCGGCTCGCCGGGGCGGGGCTGTCGGTGGTCGCGGTGGAGTCGCGGCTGGTCGGGGGCGAGTGCCCGTACTACGCGTGCGTCCCGACGAAGATGATGGTGCGGGCCGCCGGGCTGGTCGCCGACGGCGAGCGGGTCCCGGGGATGGCGGGGGAGGCGGACGTGCGGCCGGACTGGACGCCCGTCGCGGCCAGGATCCGGGACGAGGCGACGGACTCGTGGGACGACACGGTCGCCGCCGACCGGCTCACCGGCAAGGGCGTCGAACTGGTGCGGGGCCGCGGCCGGATCACCGCGCCCCGGGAGGTGACCGTCGACGGGCGGACGTTCCGGGCGCGGCGCGGCATCCTGCTCAACACCGGCACGTCGCCCGCGTCGCCGCCGATCGAGGGGCTCGACGGCACCCCGTACTGGACGAACCGGGAGGCGGTGCAGGCCACGGAGGCGCCCGCGTCGATGATCGTCCTCGGCGGCGGGGTCGTCGGGGTGGAGCTGGCGCAGGCGTTCTCCCGGTTCGGCACACGGGTGACGGTGGTGGAGGCGTCCGAGCGGCTGCTGGTGAACGAGGAGCCGGAGTCGGGCGAGCTGGTCCGGCGGGTGTTCGAGCGGGAGGGCATCGGCGTCCGGACGGGGCTGAGGGCCGACCGCGTCGCGCACGCGAACGGTGAGTTCACCCTGCACGCGGGCGGCGCGGAGCTCGTCGCGGACCGGCTGCTCGTCGCGACGGGCCGCCGCCCGAACCTGAAGGGGCTCGGGCTGGAGCACGTCGGCCTGGACGAGGACGCGCGCTCGGTGCCGGTGGACGGCAACCTGCGGGCGGCCGACGGGGTGTGGGCGATCGGCGACATCACCGGCAAGGGCCAGTTCACGCACGTGTCGATGTACCAGGCGGCGATCGCGGTCCGCGACGTTCTCGGCGAGGAGGGCTCCCCGGCGGCGTACCGGGCGGTGCCGCGGGTGACGTTCACCGAGCCGGAGATCGGCGCGGTGGGGATGACGGAGGCGCAGGCGCGGGAGCAGAACCTTCCGGTCCGGACGTCGGTCGTCGATCTGCGGGAGTCCGCGCGCGGCTGGATCCACAAGTCGGGCAACGACGGGTTCATCAAGCTGGTCGAGAACGTCGAGTGGGGCGTGCTCGTGGGCGCCACCACCGCGGGACCGTCCGGCGGTGAGATTCTCGGGGCGCTGGCGGTCGCCGTCCACACCGAGGCCAAGGTCACCGCGCTACGGGAGATGATCTACGCCTATCCGACGTTCCACCGCGCCATCGGGACCGCCGTGGACGGCCTCGCCGGGGGGTGA
- a CDS encoding thioredoxin domain-containing protein, with protein sequence MNRLKDATSPYLLQHADNPVDWREWSDGAFAEARERDVPILISVGYAACHWCHVMAHESFEDGETARLMNELFVNVKVDREERPDVDAVYMEATQAMTGQGGWPMTVFATPDGHPFYCGTYFPRPQFRSLLQAVHKAWTDQRDEVVGQGRKVVEALTSGGTGLGGGEAPDGERLAHAAQVLAASYDAARGGFGGAPKFPPSMALEFLLRHHARTGDAQALAMAGHTLEAMARGGLYDQLGGGFARYSVDAAWVVPHFEKMLYDNALLARVYAHWWRLTGSPFARRIALETCDWMLRDLRTPEGGLASALDADSEGVEGKYYVWTPAQLREVLGDDDGAYAEGLFEVTGTFEHGTSVLQLLQDPDDPARYGRIRTALLEARSRRIPPARDDKVVAAWNGLAVAALAECGAMFDRPDLVRSAEEIVALLVEVHERDGRLARTSRAGAAGANAGVLEDYADVAEGLLALHSVTGDPAHMRLAGELLNTVLERFADGEGGFFDTADDAERLFRRPQDPTDNATPSGQFAAAGALLTFGALTGSDWHRQSAERALAPAAALAAKHARFAGWGLAVAEARATGPVEIAVVGDRDDSRTRALHRTALLTVAPGAVVSVGEPGRDEVPLLEGRPLVDGAPAAYVCRGFVCRLPVTSTDDLRRELRGQLK encoded by the coding sequence ATGAACCGGCTCAAGGACGCGACCAGTCCGTACCTGCTGCAGCACGCCGACAACCCGGTGGATTGGCGGGAGTGGTCCGACGGCGCATTCGCCGAGGCCAGAGAGCGGGACGTGCCGATTCTCATATCCGTCGGATACGCCGCCTGCCACTGGTGCCATGTCATGGCCCACGAGTCGTTCGAGGACGGCGAGACGGCGCGGCTGATGAACGAGCTGTTCGTGAACGTCAAGGTGGACCGCGAGGAACGCCCCGACGTCGACGCCGTCTACATGGAGGCCACGCAGGCCATGACGGGCCAGGGCGGCTGGCCGATGACGGTGTTCGCGACCCCGGACGGCCACCCGTTCTACTGCGGCACCTACTTCCCGCGCCCGCAGTTCCGGTCGCTGCTGCAGGCCGTCCACAAGGCGTGGACGGATCAGCGCGACGAGGTCGTCGGGCAGGGACGCAAGGTCGTGGAGGCGCTGACGTCCGGCGGCACCGGGCTCGGCGGCGGCGAGGCCCCGGACGGCGAGCGGCTCGCGCACGCGGCCCAGGTCCTCGCGGCGTCCTACGACGCGGCGCGCGGCGGGTTCGGCGGGGCGCCGAAGTTCCCGCCGTCGATGGCGCTGGAGTTCCTGCTGCGCCACCACGCCCGGACGGGCGACGCGCAGGCCCTCGCGATGGCGGGGCACACGCTGGAGGCGATGGCCCGCGGCGGGCTGTACGACCAGCTCGGCGGCGGGTTCGCGCGCTACTCGGTGGACGCGGCGTGGGTCGTCCCGCACTTCGAGAAGATGCTGTACGACAACGCGCTGCTCGCGCGCGTCTACGCGCACTGGTGGCGGCTGACGGGCTCGCCGTTCGCGCGGCGGATCGCGCTGGAGACGTGCGACTGGATGCTGCGCGACCTGCGCACCCCCGAGGGCGGCCTCGCGTCCGCACTGGACGCCGACAGCGAGGGCGTCGAGGGCAAGTACTACGTGTGGACGCCCGCGCAGCTGCGCGAGGTGCTCGGCGACGACGACGGCGCCTACGCCGAGGGCCTGTTCGAGGTGACGGGCACGTTCGAGCACGGCACGTCCGTCCTGCAGCTCCTGCAAGATCCGGACGACCCCGCGCGGTACGGCCGGATCCGGACGGCGCTGCTGGAGGCGCGCTCGCGGCGGATCCCCCCGGCGCGCGACGACAAGGTCGTCGCGGCCTGGAACGGGCTGGCGGTGGCGGCGCTCGCCGAGTGCGGGGCGATGTTCGACCGTCCGGATCTGGTCAGGTCGGCGGAGGAGATCGTCGCGCTGCTGGTCGAGGTGCACGAACGGGACGGGCGGCTCGCGCGGACGTCGCGCGCGGGCGCGGCGGGCGCGAACGCGGGCGTCCTGGAGGACTACGCCGACGTGGCCGAGGGGCTGCTCGCCCTGCACTCGGTCACCGGCGACCCCGCCCACATGCGGCTGGCGGGGGAGCTGCTGAACACCGTGCTGGAGCGGTTCGCCGACGGGGAGGGCGGGTTCTTCGACACCGCCGACGACGCGGAGCGGCTGTTCCGCCGCCCGCAGGACCCGACGGACAACGCGACGCCGTCCGGGCAGTTCGCGGCGGCGGGCGCGCTGCTGACGTTCGGCGCGCTGACCGGCTCGGACTGGCACCGGCAGTCGGCGGAGCGGGCGCTGGCCCCGGCGGCGGCGCTCGCGGCCAAGCACGCGCGGTTCGCGGGCTGGGGGCTGGCGGTGGCGGAGGCGCGCGCGACGGGCCCGGTGGAGATCGCCGTGGTCGGCGACCGGGACGATTCGCGCACCCGCGCCCTGCACCGGACCGCGCTGCTGACGGTCGCGCCGGGCGCGGTCGTCAGCGTGGGGGAGCCGGGGCGGGACGAGGTGCCGCTCCTGGAGGGACGCCCCCTGGTGGACGGCGCACCGGCCGCGTACGTGTGCCGCGGCTTCGTCTGCCGCCTGCCCGTCACGTCCACGGACGACCTGAGGCGGGAACTTCGTGGCCAATTGAAGTAA
- a CDS encoding C40 family peptidase, which produces MRKPNRRVLPTIIGVSVATTLGANVTVLLVRGGPTAEPAPAAPARANYVAAAGTFDDLSPQAVAPLGERLEPHVLVAAPATLSPTLVRKVRAAKGVEGVEVVDAVQGQVAGERVGVLGVNPSTFRNYTPEPTAKSDALWRNIAGGDVAISFTMGNDGGVELGSQVPVGGQKVQQTMRVGAYATMGIPDVDAVISHEAAQKLGVPTGNAMLISIPKTEPKAFIKKLKKGLPKGSKAVPVTPELETPSAGSVPESNGEVMTAEQVRTVIKAAASRRGWPYVWGGESEAEGGYDCSGLMQYAFARAGITLPRVAADQARAGWVIPYDKAEPGDMLIWANDPTAPGYISHIALYIGEGKMIAAPRRGTVVQVQNVYTNNMKGAVRVNPQRSKQVAAQIAASIG; this is translated from the coding sequence GTGCGAAAGCCGAACCGCCGGGTGCTACCGACGATCATCGGCGTTTCGGTCGCGACGACGCTGGGCGCGAACGTCACGGTGCTGCTGGTGCGCGGCGGGCCGACCGCCGAACCGGCGCCCGCGGCCCCCGCCCGCGCGAACTACGTCGCCGCGGCCGGAACGTTCGACGATCTGTCGCCGCAGGCGGTCGCGCCGCTCGGCGAGCGCCTCGAACCGCACGTGCTCGTCGCGGCGCCGGCCACGCTGTCGCCCACGCTGGTGCGGAAGGTCCGCGCCGCCAAGGGCGTGGAGGGCGTCGAGGTCGTCGACGCCGTGCAGGGCCAGGTCGCGGGCGAACGCGTCGGGGTGCTCGGCGTGAACCCGTCCACGTTCCGCAACTACACGCCCGAGCCGACCGCGAAGTCGGACGCGCTGTGGCGCAACATCGCGGGCGGCGACGTCGCGATCTCGTTCACGATGGGCAACGACGGCGGCGTCGAGCTCGGCAGCCAGGTCCCCGTCGGCGGCCAGAAGGTGCAGCAGACGATGCGCGTCGGCGCGTACGCGACGATGGGCATCCCCGACGTCGACGCCGTCATCTCGCACGAGGCCGCGCAGAAACTCGGCGTCCCCACCGGCAACGCGATGCTGATCAGCATCCCGAAGACCGAGCCGAAGGCGTTCATCAAGAAGCTGAAGAAGGGCCTGCCGAAGGGCTCCAAGGCCGTCCCGGTCACGCCGGAGCTGGAGACGCCGTCCGCCGGGTCGGTGCCGGAGTCCAACGGCGAGGTCATGACGGCCGAGCAGGTGCGGACGGTCATCAAGGCGGCCGCGTCCCGGCGCGGCTGGCCGTACGTGTGGGGCGGCGAGTCCGAGGCCGAGGGCGGCTACGACTGCTCCGGCCTCATGCAGTACGCGTTCGCCCGCGCGGGCATCACGCTGCCGCGCGTCGCCGCCGACCAGGCCCGCGCCGGGTGGGTCATCCCCTATGACAAGGCCGAGCCCGGCGACATGCTCATCTGGGCGAACGACCCGACCGCCCCCGGCTACATCTCGCACATCGCGCTGTACATCGGCGAGGGCAAGATGATCGCCGCGCCGCGCCGCGGCACGGTCGTCCAGGTCCAGAACGTGTACACGAACAACATGAAGGGCGCCGTCCGGGTGAACCCGCAGCGCTCCAAGCAGGTCGCCGCCCAGATCGCCGCCAGCATCGGCTGA
- a CDS encoding isoprenyl transferase: MSTAVRRSGPYAAFRDVVYRVYERRVESSLPTDVIPRHVGVILDGNRRWARSMGLADVNTGHRAGARKISELLHWSTEAGVELVTLWLLSTDNLNRPANELEPLLRIIENTVRGLAAEGWHVKPVGALDLLPDETARVLKDAAEATSNAPGLIVNVAVGYGGRREIADAVRSLLIEQASRGTSIEELAESLDVEHIAEHLYTRGQPDPDLVIRTSGEQRLSGFMLWQSAHSEFHFCEVHWPDFRKVDFLRAMRSYAARHRRYGT; encoded by the coding sequence CTGTCCACGGCGGTCCGCCGCAGCGGCCCGTACGCGGCGTTCCGCGACGTCGTCTACCGGGTGTACGAGCGCCGCGTCGAGTCGTCCCTGCCCACCGACGTCATCCCGCGCCACGTCGGCGTCATCCTGGACGGCAACCGGCGCTGGGCCCGCTCGATGGGGCTCGCCGACGTCAACACCGGGCACCGGGCCGGCGCCCGCAAGATCTCCGAGCTGCTGCACTGGAGCACCGAGGCGGGCGTGGAGCTCGTCACGCTGTGGCTGCTGTCCACCGACAACCTCAACCGCCCCGCGAACGAACTCGAACCGCTGCTGCGGATCATCGAGAACACCGTCCGCGGGCTGGCCGCCGAGGGATGGCACGTCAAGCCGGTCGGCGCCCTCGATCTCCTGCCGGACGAAACCGCCCGAGTCCTGAAGGACGCGGCCGAAGCCACATCAAATGCCCCGGGCCTGATTGTGAACGTCGCAGTTGGGTATGGGGGTAGGCGTGAGATCGCTGATGCGGTGCGCTCTCTGCTCATCGAGCAGGCGAGCCGTGGCACCAGCATCGAGGAACTCGCCGAGTCCCTCGACGTGGAGCACATCGCGGAGCATCTCTACACGCGCGGCCAGCCGGACCCCGACCTGGTCATCCGCACGTCGGGGGAGCAACGTCTCTCCGGCTTCATGCTCTGGCAGAGCGCCCACTCGGAGTTCCACTTCTGCGAGGTCCATTGGCCGGACTTCCGCAAGGTGGACTTCCTGCGGGCAATGCGCTCTTACGCCGCGCGGCACCGGCGCTACGGTACCTGA